CAATAAGCTAAATAAATAGATAATTTCCACAACAGGAGCAAAAAATATAGCATATAAAAATCCTGTTATATTAATAAAATTATTTAATTTGAGTGTTCACAAGCATGTGTAAAAATAAATTAACACGCTTATTATTAAATAATTTAAAAATATGTTCTTTACTTTAAATATTTTTAAATTCTTGTTCACCAAAATTATAATTATAGTTGTACTAAAACTCAAAATAAAACTAATTGAAATTATTAAGTTAAAATTAACATAAAAAATTACAATAGCTGCAACTGGAATTGAATATATTTTATATTTTTTGAATTTTCGGCTAAATACTTGCATAATAAAAGCTCGTAACCCACTTATAAAATTAATTAGAGAACATAAGTAAAGAAAACAAATAAAAATTCCAAATCATTCGGCGACTCTATTTACATTTTTGTTTTTAATTTTGCCTATTAAAGTAAAAATAAAATTAAAAAGAATATCAAAATGTAATCCCGATATAACTAATAAGTATAATATATTGATTTCAATAGCTCTTTTTGTAATATCATTTGCTTCATAATTTTGACCAAAAACAATTAATTTTCAGTATTTTTGGAATAATAACGAACCCTTTTTACTTCAATTCTCGATTGCAAAGAAAAAAGAATATAAAGGCTCGTCAACTCTTGTTACAACTCCTTTTTCAATTAAGTAATTGATATTGTTTGAAAAATAAAAATTATTATCCTGGGTTATTTTTATTATTTTTGCCTGCACTTCAACAAGTTGTCCTGGACGCAATGGATATTTTGTTGTATAAGGTGTTAAATAAATCAAAAAATTATTATTGTTAACGTTTAAAATTGCATATTTTTGGGAAACTTTGGTTACTTTTGCTTTAATAAAATAATTTCCATTTTCATAAAATTCCCCGGCTCGCAAAAATTTAAATATTAAATAGAATGATGATATGAAAATCAAAAGCAATAACATTTTAGGGTGAAATATTAATATTAAAACCGATATTAGAGCAAAAGATAAAATTCAAAAGTACTGAGTTTGAATTGGTGAGAGTGACAAGTGCAAGCATAATGGGCTAAGTACAACTAAAATTCTAGATACTACAGGATTAAAAAGATTTTTAATTTTTCTATAGTTTTCGCACCAATGCCTTTTATCTTTCCGATGTTTTCTCATGATGTTTCATGGTTTGACTTACGATATTTTACTAATTTGGTTGCAACTGAGCGAGAAATTCCTAAACTAATTAGTTGCTTGGTACTGTTTATCTCCTTTCATGATATTTTATTTTTCTCTTCTTTTTCATTAAAATTTGTAGTCTTAATCATTTTTTTGTTTGGTGGTTTATTTGTTTTTATACTACCGACAATATCTTCAACTTTATTCACTTTTAATTCCTGGTTTGTTATTATTTTTTTATTTAGTCTTGATGTTTTGGACTTTTCTTTCAATTCATTTTGTTCAATTTGTTTTTGAATATAAGTTTGCTTTTGATCAAAAGTCAAAGACAAGGCAAGACCAAAAAAACCAACAGCAGAAACAGTTCCTAGTATTCATAATTTCTTTCTCATCACTTATATATTTTTTCTTTTTTTAGAAAAGATACCAAAATGGAAAAATTTATCACTTTTAGGTTAAAAACACAACAATATTACTAAAATATAAAAATGAA
The Mycoplasmopsis californica genome window above contains:
- a CDS encoding MAG0480 family ComEC-like protein, with the translated sequence MRKHRKDKRHWCENYRKIKNLFNPVVSRILVVLSPLCLHLSLSPIQTQYFWILSFALISVLILIFHPKMLLLLIFISSFYLIFKFLRAGEFYENGNYFIKAKVTKVSQKYAILNVNNNNFLIYLTPYTTKYPLRPGQLVEVQAKIIKITQDNNFYFSNNINYLIEKGVVTRVDEPLYSFFFAIENWSKKGSLLFQKYWKLIVFGQNYEANDITKRAIEINILYLLVISGLHFDILFNFIFTLIGKIKNKNVNRVAEWFGIFICFLYLCSLINFISGLRAFIMQVFSRKFKKYKIYSIPVAAIVIFYVNFNLIISISFILSFSTTIIIILVNKNLKIFKVKNIFLNYLIISVLIYFYTCLWTLKLNNFINITGFLYAIFFAPVVEIIYLFSLLFWFSPDFLHFIYFALDQLINIASYFNLLVIFDIYISQNSMLIWLCLWGFLLSFNLIYRHFRKIKKI
- a CDS encoding helix-hairpin-helix domain-containing protein, with translation MRKKLWILGTVSAVGFFGLALSLTFDQKQTYIQKQIEQNELKEKSKTSRLNKKIITNQELKVNKVEDIVGSIKTNKPPNKKMIKTTNFNEKEEKNKISWKEINSTKQLISLGISRSVATKLVKYRKSNHETSWENIGKIKGIGAKTIEKLKIFLIL